CGCGGTGGCGAAGAATGCGGAGGCAGGGGACATCCGCCTGCTGATCTCGCCCACGTCGCTGCTGGTGGCCACGATCATCCTCGGGCTGGTGGGCATCGTCAGCGGGATGCTGCCGGCCATCAAGGCTTCGCGCCTCGATCCCATCGAGGCGCTGCGCTACGAGTAGGGCGTTCTCTCTGGTAAAGTAGAGAAACCCGCTAAATCCCTGCCTATTTCCATGCCCCAGGGAACCGGCGAGATTTCGTTCCCGTATCCACTACTACGCATGCGCACACTTTGGGACATCCTCACGCAGACCATCCGCACCCTCTGGTCGCACAAGCTGCGGTCGTTCCTCACCATGTTCGGGATCGCGTGGGGCGTCTTCTCTTTGCTGCTGCTGGTGGGACTGGGGGAGGGTTTCCGCTCGGGCAACAAGCGCGAGCTTGACCAGATCGGCGAGAACATCATGTTCATGTTCCCCGGCCGGATCCCGGCGGTGCAGGGACAGAGCTCGGGGATGCGGCGCTACTACATGACCTACGAAGACTACGCCGGCATCGCGAAGCAGCCGCACGTGAAGTATGCCTCGCCGGTGCTGGTGCGGCAGGATATCCGGGTGGTCAGCGATTTTCAGAACTCCAACGGCCAGGTGGCCGGCGTGCTGCCGGTATTCAAGTCGATCCGCTTTCTTCCGCTCGCCCGCGGACGCTGGATGAATGAGCTCGACGAAGAGCAGCGCCGCAACGTGACGGTGATCGGCTGGGAGATGAAGAAGAACCTGTTCCCCGACGATCCGAACCCCATCGGCAAACACGTCCTGATCGGCGGTCTGCGCTTCGAGGTGATCGGCTTCATCTCCAACTTCACCAAGGACGAAGGCAATTCTTCGAACGTGCGCTGCTTCATCCCGTATTCCACCATGGCCGTCTACTTCCCGGTGAAGGAGGCCACCGACGTGCAGGGCGCCCTCTCCTTCGTGAATTACACGCCCACCTCGAAAGCAGACC
The Acidobacteriota bacterium DNA segment above includes these coding regions:
- a CDS encoding ABC transporter permease: MRTLWDILTQTIRTLWSHKLRSFLTMFGIAWGVFSLLLLVGLGEGFRSGNKRELDQIGENIMFMFPGRIPAVQGQSSGMRRYYMTYEDYAGIAKQPHVKYASPVLVRQDIRVVSDFQNSNGQVAGVLPVFKSIRFLPLARGRWMNELDEEQRRNVTVIGWEMKKNLFPDDPNPIGKHVLIGGLRFEVIGFISNFTKDEGNSSNVRCFIPYSTMAVYFPVKEATDVQGALSFVNYTPTSKAD